In Streptomyces qaidamensis, one DNA window encodes the following:
- a CDS encoding pirin family protein, which produces MPAVTVENPLTLPRVTAPAEAVARPVLAVTTAPSGFEGEGFPVRRAFAGINYRHLDPFIMMDQMGEVEYAPGEPKGTPWHPHRGFETVTYIIDGIFDHQDSQGGGGTITNGDTQWMTAGSGLLHIEAPPEHLVVSGGLFHGLQLWVNLPAKDKMMAPRYQDIRGGSVQLLTTPDGGALLRVIAGELDGHAGPGITHTPITMVHATVAPGAELTLPWREDFNGLAYVLAGRGSVGPGRRPVHMGQTAVFGAGSSLTVRADEKQDSNTPDLEVVLLGGQPIREPMAHYGPFVMNTKDELMQAFEDFQKGRLGTVPAVHGMTAGGPQD; this is translated from the coding sequence ATGCCTGCAGTGACCGTCGAGAACCCGTTGACGCTGCCCCGCGTGACCGCGCCTGCCGAGGCCGTGGCACGTCCCGTGCTCGCCGTCACGACCGCTCCGAGCGGTTTCGAGGGCGAGGGCTTCCCGGTGCGCCGGGCGTTCGCGGGGATCAACTACCGCCACCTCGACCCGTTCATCATGATGGACCAGATGGGCGAGGTGGAGTACGCGCCGGGCGAGCCCAAGGGCACGCCATGGCACCCGCACCGCGGCTTCGAGACCGTCACCTACATCATCGACGGCATCTTCGACCACCAGGACAGCCAGGGCGGTGGCGGCACCATCACCAACGGCGACACCCAGTGGATGACCGCGGGCTCGGGCCTGCTTCACATCGAGGCCCCACCCGAGCACCTCGTCGTCTCCGGCGGGCTTTTCCACGGCCTCCAGCTGTGGGTGAACCTCCCGGCCAAGGACAAGATGATGGCCCCGCGCTACCAGGACATCCGCGGCGGCTCGGTCCAGCTGCTCACCACCCCCGACGGCGGCGCGCTGCTGCGGGTCATCGCCGGTGAGCTGGACGGGCACGCGGGCCCCGGCATCACCCACACCCCGATCACGATGGTCCACGCGACCGTCGCCCCGGGTGCGGAGCTCACGCTGCCGTGGCGCGAGGACTTCAACGGGCTGGCCTACGTCCTGGCCGGCCGCGGCAGCGTCGGCCCCGGCCGCCGCCCGGTCCACATGGGCCAGACGGCCGTCTTCGGCGCGGGCTCCTCGCTGACCGTCCGCGCCGACGAGAAGCAGGACTCCAACACCCCCGACCTGGAGGTCGTCCTGCTCGGCGGACAGCCGATCCGCGAGCCCATGGCCCACTACGGCCCGTTCGTCATGAACACCAAGGACGAGCTCATGCAGGCCTTCGAGGACTTCCAGAAGGGCCGCCTGGGCACGGTGCCGGCGGTGCACGGAATGACCGCGGGCGGCCCGCAGGACTGA
- a CDS encoding ATP-binding SpoIIE family protein phosphatase — translation MRTGEPLPAVGEALAALATGLWHWDTATGLVTVDAEAARLLGLPAEQVSLTEAQARARLHPVDWNEITGVIQLAVAEGTLAEVRIRIMDEQGRVVRVVRSRSKPSFDRARKAYRLIGTLQEVTEPAPGTPAGRSAVTGDWRRSREAFLLDAGRALAEARSTQEVLRVTANLSMPGFSPDGLAVFGVSGDRLTIIGHHGQQRGTESPFSDMPLDTDYPAAEVVRTGRAVYLSSAEHYKARYPLTWPLAERFGRRSWAFLPLTVAGRTMGAWMAAFTYPVAFTPDERSVLATVARMLAQALTRAGVAESERALTDGLQRTMLPRLGPQRIPGMSVAARYVPTGGGLQVGGDWYDVIPLPSGRFALVIGDVQGHDVRAAGLMGQLRIALRAYASEGHRPDAVLSRASRFLHGISDEDPADPRFATCVYVEVDPATGVLDIARAGHPDPAIRMADGTVLTRPTSGGLPLGIDPDADYPTTRLTLEPGETMLICTDGLLETGGHDLDSGWRRLRVILEDHKGDLEELADTLVQAVHGPSSHHTTGPLADRREDDIAMLLLSREGGGCGCGDAMTVRPPARRSVLTVAQAEPERVAAARQQLRELLHDWASPDQVDSAVLLLSEMLTNVLVHTDSDALLVAEMTGEVGGRRLRIEVTDGGDDLPHKRRPGELASSGRGLVLIELLAHAWGVEPRGEGKSIWFELYESVNGSGDGSRTS, via the coding sequence ATGCGCACTGGCGAGCCTCTGCCCGCCGTGGGGGAGGCTCTCGCCGCCCTCGCGACCGGCCTGTGGCACTGGGACACCGCCACCGGACTGGTCACGGTCGATGCCGAGGCAGCCCGGTTGCTCGGGCTGCCCGCCGAGCAGGTCAGCCTCACGGAGGCCCAGGCCCGGGCCCGGCTGCACCCGGTCGACTGGAACGAGATCACCGGCGTGATCCAACTGGCCGTGGCCGAGGGCACCCTCGCCGAGGTCCGGATCCGGATCATGGACGAGCAGGGCCGGGTCGTCCGGGTCGTCCGCAGCCGCTCCAAGCCGTCCTTCGACCGGGCCCGCAAGGCGTACCGGCTGATCGGCACCCTCCAGGAGGTCACCGAGCCTGCGCCGGGCACCCCGGCCGGGCGCAGCGCGGTCACCGGGGACTGGCGGCGCTCGCGGGAGGCGTTCCTGCTGGACGCGGGCCGGGCCCTGGCCGAGGCGCGCTCCACCCAGGAGGTCCTGCGGGTCACGGCGAACCTGTCGATGCCCGGGTTCTCGCCGGACGGGCTGGCGGTGTTCGGCGTCTCGGGCGACCGCCTGACGATCATCGGCCACCACGGGCAGCAGCGGGGCACCGAGAGCCCCTTCTCGGACATGCCGCTGGACACGGACTACCCGGCCGCCGAGGTGGTGCGGACCGGCCGGGCCGTGTACCTGTCCTCCGCCGAGCACTACAAGGCCCGCTATCCGCTGACCTGGCCGCTCGCCGAGCGCTTCGGCCGCCGTTCCTGGGCGTTCCTGCCGCTGACCGTGGCCGGGCGGACGATGGGCGCGTGGATGGCGGCGTTCACCTACCCGGTCGCGTTCACCCCGGACGAGCGGTCCGTGCTGGCGACGGTGGCACGGATGCTGGCGCAGGCCCTGACCCGGGCGGGCGTGGCCGAGAGCGAGCGGGCCCTGACCGACGGGCTCCAGCGCACGATGCTGCCGAGGCTCGGGCCGCAGCGCATCCCTGGCATGAGCGTCGCGGCCCGCTACGTCCCCACCGGCGGCGGGCTCCAGGTCGGCGGCGACTGGTACGACGTGATCCCGCTGCCCAGCGGGCGGTTCGCGCTGGTCATCGGTGACGTCCAGGGCCATGACGTACGGGCGGCGGGTCTGATGGGCCAGCTCCGCATCGCCCTGCGGGCCTATGCCTCCGAGGGCCACCGCCCCGACGCCGTCCTCTCCCGTGCCTCCCGCTTCCTGCACGGCATCAGCGACGAGGACCCGGCCGACCCGCGCTTCGCGACCTGCGTCTACGTCGAGGTCGACCCGGCGACGGGGGTGCTGGACATCGCCCGTGCCGGACATCCGGACCCGGCGATCCGGATGGCCGACGGCACGGTGCTGACGCGGCCGACATCGGGCGGTCTGCCCCTGGGCATCGACCCGGACGCCGACTACCCCACGACCCGGCTCACGCTGGAACCCGGCGAGACCATGCTGATCTGCACGGACGGCCTGCTGGAGACCGGCGGTCACGACCTGGACAGCGGCTGGCGGCGGCTGCGCGTGATCCTGGAGGACCACAAGGGCGATCTGGAGGAACTCGCCGACACCCTGGTGCAGGCCGTGCACGGGCCGTCCTCGCACCACACCACCGGCCCCCTGGCGGACCGCCGCGAGGACGACATCGCGATGCTGCTGCTGAGCCGGGAGGGCGGCGGCTGCGGCTGCGGCGACGCGATGACCGTACGGCCACCGGCGCGGCGCTCGGTGCTGACCGTCGCGCAGGCCGAGCCCGAGCGGGTCGCGGCCGCCCGGCAGCAGCTGCGCGAGCTGCTGCACGACTGGGCCTCGCCCGACCAGGTCGACTCGGCGGTGCTGCTGCTGTCCGAGATGCTCACGAACGTCCTCGTGCACACCGACTCCGACGCGCTGCTGGTCGCCGAGATGACCGGCGAGGTGGGCGGACGGCGGCTGCGGATCGAGGTCACGGACGGCGGCGACGACCTGCCGCACAAGCGCAGACCCGGAGAGCTGGCGTCCTCCGGCCGCGGCCTGGTCCTGATCGAACTGCTCGCGCACGCCTGGGGGGTGGAGCCACGCGGCGAGGGCAAGAGCATCTGGTTCGAGCTCTACGAGTCCGTGAACGGCTCGGGCGACGGGTCCCGGACCTCGTAG